A window of the Astyanax mexicanus isolate ESR-SI-001 chromosome 22, AstMex3_surface, whole genome shotgun sequence genome harbors these coding sequences:
- the LOC125786756 gene encoding uncharacterized protein LOC125786756: MWMSSHHLKLNPSKTDLLFIPGTTSLHNNISISFDNSLVTPSAEARSLGVVMDDQLSFLSHIASLTRSCRFLLNNIRRIRPFLSQEATQVLVQSLVISRLDYCNSLLAGLPLRATKPLQLIQNAAARLVFNLPKFSHVTPLLRSLHWLPVAARIRFKILTLAYKAKNGPAPSYLMAMVKARSAPRALRASRTARLEPPSLKTHRKQTSRLFSVLEHQGGGMNFHWMSEQQSHSPSSNVD; the protein is encoded by the coding sequence atgtggatgagttctcatcacctaaaactcaaccccagcaagactgaccttctgttcatcccaggaactacgagccttcacaacaatatctccatctctttcgacaactcactggtcactccatcggcagaagcacgaagccttggtgtagtaatggatgaccagttatcattcttgAGCCATATTGCAagtctgactcggtcatgcagatttctcctgaacaacatccgaagaattcgaccgtttctgtctcaggaagccactcaggtgcttgtgcagtctcttgtcatctcaagacttgactactgcaactctctactggctggtcttccactgcgagccaccaaaccactacaattaattcagaatgctgcagcacgactcgtcttcaatcttccgaagttcagtcatgtgactcctttgctgcgttccctccactggcttcctgttgccgcccgcatccgattcaaaatcctgacgctggcctacaaggcaaaaaacggaccagctccttcatacttgatggcgatggtcaaagccagatctgcaccaagagctcttagagcttcccgtacggctcggctcgaacctccatcactcaaaacacacagaaaacagacatccagactcttctctgtgctggagcaccaaggtggtggaatgaacttccactggatgtcagaacagcagagtcactcgccgtcttcaaacgtcgactga